Proteins encoded by one window of Brienomyrus brachyistius isolate T26 chromosome 1, BBRACH_0.4, whole genome shotgun sequence:
- the LOC125734633 gene encoding tensin-like isoform X1: MPSASFGLPAALAGRARTWVCLSCMFWPEEFDSVHSHTFRAKTFKRSKQCGMCKQTLFGDGLVCRVCRLTCHKRCEVKVNAPCVPTANYELLAGHHISLRHAETMSSIKSSTESRLKPSRTLSLIQGEENYDVDLLYITESIIVVAFPASAEEHSHSAHLKEVATMLRSKHGAHYLVINISEKRHDLTKLNPKVLDFGWPDHHAPALDKICTICKAMDTWLKADPHNVVVLHNKGNRGRTGVVVAAYMHYSNISASADQALDRFAMKHFYEDKVLPVGQPSQQRYVQYFSGLLSGQIKINNKPLFLHHVIMHGIPDFESRGGCRPFLKIYQAMQPIYTSGIYNVQGDSQTSICITIEPGLMLKGDILLKCYHKGFRGPARDVIFRVQFHTCAIHDLDVVFTKEELDESCRDERFPDCGRVEFVFSLGPEKIQGMEHLENGPSVLVDYNTQDLLIRWDSYENFHQHGDDLPADIIHTQGPLDSSLYAKIRRKDPPNSTVTTNGLTVPGRTLPTGDPALSACDNALSVSSDSGHSTASIKTDRTDEPFQQGVLANQSLSPAETKDLETLLTGLEAPMQRSGCPAVPASMTGLGLRHLVPAEVHVNGHSGVDRETDILDDEVPESNSRDSQGTPSSLGGRVTPPEFYCQRESVINGEGSLHHVPGAPELGPRARCSSSVLAHTPDLDYSHAAIFRSRSFGTAPGPDLLLEPTPRAPARGSSSRDAVQRGMNAWQQQTHSLPELPPATPSQQDVERSIEDLSMLMLDLDPAIPQLPQVPEARPPAPQSDSIPQGPFSSGSSLLQALTAPKQAYMGHTPALFHHPVDPPITRSFSVGYEFQGGPRVPGSQYSHGYAPPPLPTAPPNEEKSYSLEGLVAHRIAEYNARIQGIWESMATPKADHSHSYSLAGVSWPTQDNRYLNGRDRNGCKGVQSKETLADGGTASTRRRTNSEGQRLDGHGPGRTIRSPIRCVSPEFVNAIAQNPGGRPKEGQMHSYREAFEEMEDSPISPPPSSGGEAPPLTPAFPVSPQTPYFNLCRSPPGLAKTPLSALGLKPHNPAEILLQQSGSANPLEYGEEEPRSYVESVARSATAVSGGKPAGAPSAPSYATDSLAKQITPSYAMNPPLPSGSPIPSPDGIYPFADSGLWTVPPTQPLGDPSPHHPDIAYRPTSSSYPTSGSGTATGSYVTTDYGPCLPEAGSPGMLQHSVATNTPPSPASWPRLTSQNSLTTDWLGQPANGSEPGPGGGSFPCSYGTDGQSTSSGYVTPDVPVGGTFPSLPPYMVPLGSLDMQPQLPRKRSMSSGAERPSTMPSYNGKATAPSPPSSGYSTPSTRLVHTLSDFSRLSTCEGGPENRLSVKFVQGTSRFWYKPDISREQAIDMLKDREPGTFVIRDSHSFRGAYGLAMKVVSPPPTVQQSNKGSDTANELVRHFLIETSPRGVKLKGCPNEPYFGSLSALVYQHSITPLALPCTLLIPTRGQDTSLHSNPPSSNFSVERLNMASISDNTSNLLRQGAGQRTPAESHACNVLYINSVDMESLTGPQAVAKAVSMTLEASTLSTPTIVHFKVSAQGITLTDNQRRIFFRRHYPINTITFCDVDPQDRKWKKAEGGSAKFFGFIARKQGSMTDNVSHLFAEMDSEQPASAIVSFVSKVLTGSQKR, from the exons CTTGCAGGTCACCACATTTCCCTGAGACATGCCGAAACTATG AGTTCAATCAAGTCTTCCACCGAGTCAAGACTCAAGCCCTCACG GACACTGAGCCTGATCCAGGGAGAGGAGAACTATGATGTGGACCTTCTGTATATCACTGAGAGCATCATCGTGGTGGCATTCCCTGCCAGTGCTGAGGAACACAGCCACAGTGCTCACCTCAAGGAGGTGGCCACCATGTTGAGGTCCAAGCATGGGGCTCATTACCTG GTCATCAACATCAGTGAAAAGAGGCATGACCTGACTAAGCTGAACCCAAAG GTGTTAGACTTTGGCTGGCCTGACCACCACGCACCAGCCCTAGACAAGATTTGTACCATCTGCAAGGCTATGGACACGTGGCTCAAAGCAGACCCCCACAATGTAGTGGTGCTACACAACAAG GGCAACCGCGGACGGACAGGGGTCGTGGTCGCTGCCTACATGCATTACAGCAACATATCAGCTAG TGCGGATCAGGCCTTGGACAGATTCGCCATGAAGCACTTTTATGAAGACAAGGTCCTTCCTGTGGGCCAGCCGTCCCAGCAGAG GTACGTGCAATACTTCAGTGGTCTGCTGTCGGGTCAGATAAAGATCAACAACAAACCACTGTTCCTACATCATGTCATCATGCATGGGATCCCTGACTTTGAGTCCAGAGGAG GTTGCCGTCCTTTTCTGAAGATATACCAAGCTATGCAGCCCATTTATACCTCTGGCATATA CAACGTACAGGGTGACAGTCAGACCAGCATCTGCATCACCATTGAACCCGGGCTCATGCTCAAAGGAGACATTCTG CTGAAGTGCTACCACAAAGGGTTCCGAGGCCCTGCCAGAGACGTGATCTTCCGGGTCCAGTTCCACACCTGTGCCATCCATGACCTGGATGTGGTCTTCACCAAGGAAGAGCTGGATGAGTCCTGCAGAG ATGAGCGATTCCCTGACTGTGGGAGAGTGGAGTTTGTCTTCTCTCTGGGGCCAGAGAAAATCCAAG GTATGGAGCACCTGGAAAACGGACCAAGCGTCTTAGTGGACTACAACACCCAGGACCTGCTGATCCGTTGGGACTCCTACGAGAACTTCCACCAGCATGGTGACGACCTGCCAGCAG ACATCATCCACACACAAGGTCCTCTGGACAGCAGCCTCTATGCAAAGATTCGCAGAAAGGATCCACCTAACAGCACTGTAACCACAAACGGCCTGACGGTACCGGGCCGTACCCTGCCTACGGGCGACCCAGCCTTGTCTGCCTGTGACAACGCCCTCTCTGTGAGCAGCGACTCAGGGCACTCCACGGCCTCCATAAAGACTGACCGCACTGATGAGCCgttccagcagggggtgctggcAAACCAATCTCTGAGCCCAGCGGAGACAAAAGACCTGGAGACGCTTCTGACGGGCCTGGAGGCACCAATGCAACGGTCAGGCTGCCCAGCAGTGCCTGCATCTATGACGGGCCTAGGTCTGCGCCACCTGGTGCCCGCAGAAGTACATGTCAACGGTCATAGCGGCGTGGACCGGGAGACAGACATCCTAGATGATGAGGTGCCGGAGTCCAACAGCAGGGACAGCCAAGGCACCCCGTCTTCCCTGGGGGGTCGGGTCACACCCCCTGAGTTCTATTGCCAGAGGGAATCAGTGATCAATGGAGAGGGCAGCCTGCACCATGTGCCGGGGGCGCCTGAGTTAGGCCCACGGGCCCGCTGCAGCTCCTCTGTGCTGGCACACACTCCAGACTTGGACTATAGCCATGCTGCCATTTTCCGCTCCCGCTCCTTCGGAACCGCACCTGGGCCAGACCTGCTTCTAGAGCCCACCCCCAGGGCCCCTGCCCGTGGCTCCAGCAGCCGAGATGCGGTGCAGCGCGGCATGAATGCCTGGCAACAGCAGACCCACAGCCTGCCCGAGCTGccccctgccaccccctcccAGCAGGATGTGGAGCGCTCCATCGAGGACCTCAGCATGCTGATGCTGGACCTGGATCCTGCCATCCCTCAGCTACCCCAGGTCCCTGAGGCgcggccccctgcaccccagtcAGACTCCATTCCACAGGGCCCCTTTTCTTCTGGCTCTTCCCTCCTCCAAGCGTTGACGGCCCCCAAGCAGGCCTACATGGGCCATACTCCCGCACTCTTCCATCACCCAGTAGACCCCCCCATAACTCGCTCTTTTTCAGTAGGCTATGAGTTCCAGGGGGGGCCCAGAGTGCCAGGGTCCCAGTACAGTCATGGCTATGCCCCACCTCCCCTTCCCACTGCCCCCCCTAACGAAGAGAAGAGCTACAGCCTGGAGGGACTGGTGGCTCACCGCATAGCTG AGTACAATGCTCGTATCCAGGGCATCTGGGAGAGCATGGCCACCCCCAAAGCAGACCACAGTCACTCCTATTCCCTTGCTG gtgttagTTGGCCCACCCAAGATAACAGGTATCTTAACGGACGTGACAGGAATGGCTGTAAAG GTGTTCAAAGCAAGGAGACACTGGCTGATGGAGGCACTGCCTCCACGCGACGCCGGACAAACAGCGAGGGCCAGCGTCTGGATGGCCATGGCCCAGGCCGCACGATCCGTTCACCCATCCGCTGTGTTTCCCCAGAATTTGTTAACGCCATCGCTCAGAACCCAGGTGGACGGCCCAAGGAG GGACAGATGCATAGCTACCGGGAAGCCTTTGAGGAAATGGAGGACAGTCCCATCAGTCCTCCGCCCAGCTCCGGTGGTGAGGCCCCGCCCCTGACCCCAGCCTTCCCCGTCTCTCCACAAACCCCTTACTTCAATCTGT GCCGCTCTCCTCCAGGCCTGGCCAAGACACCTCTCTCTGCCCTGGGCCTGAAGCCCCACAACCCCGCTGAGATCCTGCTGCAGCAGAGTGGCTCAG CTAACCCACTAGAGTATGGAGAGGAAG AGCCACGCAGCTACGTGGAGTCTGTAGCTCGCAGTGCCACcgctgtcagtggggggaagcCAGCAGGggccccctcagcccccagttatGCCACCGACAGCCTTGCAAAGCAAATCACCCCCTCCTATGCCATGAACCCCCCTCTACCTTCCGGTAGCCCCATTCCAAGTCCTGATGG GATTTACCCCTTTGCTGACAGTGGCCTGTGGACTGTGCCTCCTACTCAGCCCCTAGGGGATCCTAGCCCCCACCACCCAGACATCGCCTACCGCCCCACCTCTTCTTCATACCCGACCTCTGGCTCAGGCACCGCCACAGGCAGCTATGTTACTACTGACTATGGGCCCTGCCTGCCGGAGGCTGGGAGCCCCGGAATGCTCCAGCACTCAGTGGCTACAAACACGCCCCCCAGCCCTGCCTCTTGGCCCAGGCTGACCAGTCAGAACAGCCTGACCACCGATTGGCTTGGGCAGCCAGCCAATGGCAGTGAGCCTGGGCCTGGAGGCGGTTCCTTCCCATGTAGCTACGGCACAGATGGGCAGTCCACATCCAGTGGCTATGTCACTCCCGATgtgcctgtagggggcacctTCCCTAGTCTGCCCCCATACATGGTGCCCTTGGGTAGCTTGGACATGCAGCCGCAACTCCCGCGCAAGCGAAGCATGTCCAGCGGGGCCGAGAGACCCTCGACTATGCCCTCCTACAATGGCAAAGCGACGGCCCCCTCACCCCCATCCAGCGGTTACAGCACACCCAGCACCAGGCTCGTCCACACCTTATCTGACTTCTCCAGGCTTTCCACGTGCG AAGGAGGTCCAGAGAACCGTCTCAGTGTGAAGTTTGTGCAGGGCACCTCCCGGTTCTGGTACAAGCCTGACATCTCCCGAGAGCAAG CCATCGACATGCTAAAAGACCGCGAACCCGGCACCTTCGTCATCCGCGATAGCCACTCCTTCCGGGGCGCTTATGGCTTGGCAATGAAGGTGGTCTCGCCCCCACCAACTGTGCAACAGAGTAACAAAG GTAGTGACACAGCCAACGAGCTGGTGCGGCACTTCCTAATCGAGACAAGCCCCAGGGGAGTGAAGCTGAAGGGCTGCCCCAACGAGCCCTACTTTG GGTCTCTGTCCGCCTTGGTGTACCAGCACTCCATCACCCCACTGGCCCTACCCTGCACCCTGCTCATCCCAACTCGAGGTCAGGATACCAGTCTGCATTCTAACCCACCATCCAGCA ATTTTTCTGTGGAGCGGTTGAACATGGCCTCTATTAGTGACAACACTTCAAATCTACTGAGGCAGGGTGCAG GGCAGAGGACCCCAGCTGAATCCCACG CATGTAACGTTCTGTACATAAACTCCGTGGACATGGAGTCTTTGACGGGCCCCCAGGCCGTGGCCAAGGCCGTGTCCATGACCCTGGAGGCCAGCACGCTGTCCACCCCCACCATCGTCCACTTCAAGGTGTCCGCACAAGGTATCACCCTCACTGACAACCAGAGGAG AATATTCTTCCGACGGCACTATCCCATCAACACCATCACCTTCTGCGACGTCGACCCCCAggacaggaa GTGGAAGAAGGCAGAGGGTGGCTCTGCAAA ATTCTTCGGGTTCATAGCCCGGAAGCAGGGCAGCATGACAGACAATGTGAGTCACCTGTTTGCGGAAATGGACTCTGAACAGCCAGCCTCGGCCATCGTCAGCTTCGTCTCCAAGGTCCTGACCGGTTCGCAGAAGCGCTAA
- the LOC125734633 gene encoding tensin-like isoform X3 has protein sequence MPSASFGLPAALAGRARTWVCLSCMFWPEEFDSVHSHTFRAKTFKRSKQCGMCKQTLFGDGLVCRVCRLTCHKRCEVKVNAPCVPTANYELLAGHHISLRHAETMSSIKSSTESRLKPSRTLSLIQGEENYDVDLLYITESIIVVAFPASAEEHSHSAHLKEVATMLRSKHGAHYLVINISEKRHDLTKLNPKVLDFGWPDHHAPALDKICTICKAMDTWLKADPHNVVVLHNKGNRGRTGVVVAAYMHYSNISASADQALDRFAMKHFYEDKVLPVGQPSQQRYVQYFSGLLSGQIKINNKPLFLHHVIMHGIPDFESRGGCRPFLKIYQAMQPIYTSGIYNVQGDSQTSICITIEPGLMLKGDILLKCYHKGFRGPARDVIFRVQFHTCAIHDLDVVFTKEELDESCRDERFPDCGRVEFVFSLGPEKIQGMEHLENGPSVLVDYNTQDLLIRWDSYENFHQHGDDLPADIIHTQGPLDSSLYAKIRRKDPPNSTVTTNGLTVPGRTLPTGDPALSACDNALSVSSDSGHSTASIKTDRTDEPFQQGVLANQSLSPAETKDLETLLTGLEAPMQRSGCPAVPASMTGLGLRHLVPAEVHVNGHSGVDRETDILDDEVPESNSRDSQGTPSSLGGRVTPPEFYCQRESVINGEGSLHHVPGAPELGPRARCSSSVLAHTPDLDYSHAAIFRSRSFGTAPGPDLLLEPTPRAPARGSSSRDAVQRGMNAWQQQTHSLPELPPATPSQQDVERSIEDLSMLMLDLDPAIPQLPQVPEARPPAPQSDSIPQGPFSSGSSLLQALTAPKQAYMGHTPALFHHPVDPPITRSFSVGYEFQGGPRVPGSQYSHGYAPPPLPTAPPNEEKSYSLEGLVAHRIAEYNARIQGIWESMATPKADHSHSYSLAGVSWPTQDNRYLNGRDRNGCKGVQSKETLADGGTASTRRRTNSEGQRLDGHGPGRTIRSPIRCVSPEFVNAIAQNPGGRPKEGQMHSYREAFEEMEDSPISPPPSSGGEAPPLTPAFPVSPQTPYFNLCRSPPGLAKTPLSALGLKPHNPAEILLQQSGSANPLEYGEEEPRSYVESVARSATAVSGGKPAGAPSAPSYATDSLAKQITPSYAMNPPLPSGSPIPSPDGIYPFADSGLWTVPPTQPLGDPSPHHPDIAYRPTSSSYPTSGSGTATGSYVTTDYGPCLPEAGSPGMLQHSVATNTPPSPASWPRLTSQNSLTTDWLGQPANGSEPGPGGGSFPCSYGTDGQSTSSGYVTPDVPVGGTFPSLPPYMVPLGSLDMQPQLPRKRSMSSGAERPSTMPSYNGKATAPSPPSSGYSTPSTRLVHTLSDFSRLSTCEGGPENRLSVKFVQGTSRFWYKPDISREQAIDMLKDREPGTFVIRDSHSFRGAYGLAMKVVSPPPTVQQSNKGSDTANELVRHFLIETSPRGVKLKGCPNEPYFGSLSALVYQHSITPLALPCTLLIPTRGQDTSLHSNPPSSNFSVERLNMASISDNTSNLLRQGAACNVLYINSVDMESLTGPQAVAKAVSMTLEASTLSTPTIVHFKVSAQGITLTDNQRRIFFRRHYPINTITFCDVDPQDRKWKKAEGGSAKFFGFIARKQGSMTDNVSHLFAEMDSEQPASAIVSFVSKVLTGSQKR, from the exons CTTGCAGGTCACCACATTTCCCTGAGACATGCCGAAACTATG AGTTCAATCAAGTCTTCCACCGAGTCAAGACTCAAGCCCTCACG GACACTGAGCCTGATCCAGGGAGAGGAGAACTATGATGTGGACCTTCTGTATATCACTGAGAGCATCATCGTGGTGGCATTCCCTGCCAGTGCTGAGGAACACAGCCACAGTGCTCACCTCAAGGAGGTGGCCACCATGTTGAGGTCCAAGCATGGGGCTCATTACCTG GTCATCAACATCAGTGAAAAGAGGCATGACCTGACTAAGCTGAACCCAAAG GTGTTAGACTTTGGCTGGCCTGACCACCACGCACCAGCCCTAGACAAGATTTGTACCATCTGCAAGGCTATGGACACGTGGCTCAAAGCAGACCCCCACAATGTAGTGGTGCTACACAACAAG GGCAACCGCGGACGGACAGGGGTCGTGGTCGCTGCCTACATGCATTACAGCAACATATCAGCTAG TGCGGATCAGGCCTTGGACAGATTCGCCATGAAGCACTTTTATGAAGACAAGGTCCTTCCTGTGGGCCAGCCGTCCCAGCAGAG GTACGTGCAATACTTCAGTGGTCTGCTGTCGGGTCAGATAAAGATCAACAACAAACCACTGTTCCTACATCATGTCATCATGCATGGGATCCCTGACTTTGAGTCCAGAGGAG GTTGCCGTCCTTTTCTGAAGATATACCAAGCTATGCAGCCCATTTATACCTCTGGCATATA CAACGTACAGGGTGACAGTCAGACCAGCATCTGCATCACCATTGAACCCGGGCTCATGCTCAAAGGAGACATTCTG CTGAAGTGCTACCACAAAGGGTTCCGAGGCCCTGCCAGAGACGTGATCTTCCGGGTCCAGTTCCACACCTGTGCCATCCATGACCTGGATGTGGTCTTCACCAAGGAAGAGCTGGATGAGTCCTGCAGAG ATGAGCGATTCCCTGACTGTGGGAGAGTGGAGTTTGTCTTCTCTCTGGGGCCAGAGAAAATCCAAG GTATGGAGCACCTGGAAAACGGACCAAGCGTCTTAGTGGACTACAACACCCAGGACCTGCTGATCCGTTGGGACTCCTACGAGAACTTCCACCAGCATGGTGACGACCTGCCAGCAG ACATCATCCACACACAAGGTCCTCTGGACAGCAGCCTCTATGCAAAGATTCGCAGAAAGGATCCACCTAACAGCACTGTAACCACAAACGGCCTGACGGTACCGGGCCGTACCCTGCCTACGGGCGACCCAGCCTTGTCTGCCTGTGACAACGCCCTCTCTGTGAGCAGCGACTCAGGGCACTCCACGGCCTCCATAAAGACTGACCGCACTGATGAGCCgttccagcagggggtgctggcAAACCAATCTCTGAGCCCAGCGGAGACAAAAGACCTGGAGACGCTTCTGACGGGCCTGGAGGCACCAATGCAACGGTCAGGCTGCCCAGCAGTGCCTGCATCTATGACGGGCCTAGGTCTGCGCCACCTGGTGCCCGCAGAAGTACATGTCAACGGTCATAGCGGCGTGGACCGGGAGACAGACATCCTAGATGATGAGGTGCCGGAGTCCAACAGCAGGGACAGCCAAGGCACCCCGTCTTCCCTGGGGGGTCGGGTCACACCCCCTGAGTTCTATTGCCAGAGGGAATCAGTGATCAATGGAGAGGGCAGCCTGCACCATGTGCCGGGGGCGCCTGAGTTAGGCCCACGGGCCCGCTGCAGCTCCTCTGTGCTGGCACACACTCCAGACTTGGACTATAGCCATGCTGCCATTTTCCGCTCCCGCTCCTTCGGAACCGCACCTGGGCCAGACCTGCTTCTAGAGCCCACCCCCAGGGCCCCTGCCCGTGGCTCCAGCAGCCGAGATGCGGTGCAGCGCGGCATGAATGCCTGGCAACAGCAGACCCACAGCCTGCCCGAGCTGccccctgccaccccctcccAGCAGGATGTGGAGCGCTCCATCGAGGACCTCAGCATGCTGATGCTGGACCTGGATCCTGCCATCCCTCAGCTACCCCAGGTCCCTGAGGCgcggccccctgcaccccagtcAGACTCCATTCCACAGGGCCCCTTTTCTTCTGGCTCTTCCCTCCTCCAAGCGTTGACGGCCCCCAAGCAGGCCTACATGGGCCATACTCCCGCACTCTTCCATCACCCAGTAGACCCCCCCATAACTCGCTCTTTTTCAGTAGGCTATGAGTTCCAGGGGGGGCCCAGAGTGCCAGGGTCCCAGTACAGTCATGGCTATGCCCCACCTCCCCTTCCCACTGCCCCCCCTAACGAAGAGAAGAGCTACAGCCTGGAGGGACTGGTGGCTCACCGCATAGCTG AGTACAATGCTCGTATCCAGGGCATCTGGGAGAGCATGGCCACCCCCAAAGCAGACCACAGTCACTCCTATTCCCTTGCTG gtgttagTTGGCCCACCCAAGATAACAGGTATCTTAACGGACGTGACAGGAATGGCTGTAAAG GTGTTCAAAGCAAGGAGACACTGGCTGATGGAGGCACTGCCTCCACGCGACGCCGGACAAACAGCGAGGGCCAGCGTCTGGATGGCCATGGCCCAGGCCGCACGATCCGTTCACCCATCCGCTGTGTTTCCCCAGAATTTGTTAACGCCATCGCTCAGAACCCAGGTGGACGGCCCAAGGAG GGACAGATGCATAGCTACCGGGAAGCCTTTGAGGAAATGGAGGACAGTCCCATCAGTCCTCCGCCCAGCTCCGGTGGTGAGGCCCCGCCCCTGACCCCAGCCTTCCCCGTCTCTCCACAAACCCCTTACTTCAATCTGT GCCGCTCTCCTCCAGGCCTGGCCAAGACACCTCTCTCTGCCCTGGGCCTGAAGCCCCACAACCCCGCTGAGATCCTGCTGCAGCAGAGTGGCTCAG CTAACCCACTAGAGTATGGAGAGGAAG AGCCACGCAGCTACGTGGAGTCTGTAGCTCGCAGTGCCACcgctgtcagtggggggaagcCAGCAGGggccccctcagcccccagttatGCCACCGACAGCCTTGCAAAGCAAATCACCCCCTCCTATGCCATGAACCCCCCTCTACCTTCCGGTAGCCCCATTCCAAGTCCTGATGG GATTTACCCCTTTGCTGACAGTGGCCTGTGGACTGTGCCTCCTACTCAGCCCCTAGGGGATCCTAGCCCCCACCACCCAGACATCGCCTACCGCCCCACCTCTTCTTCATACCCGACCTCTGGCTCAGGCACCGCCACAGGCAGCTATGTTACTACTGACTATGGGCCCTGCCTGCCGGAGGCTGGGAGCCCCGGAATGCTCCAGCACTCAGTGGCTACAAACACGCCCCCCAGCCCTGCCTCTTGGCCCAGGCTGACCAGTCAGAACAGCCTGACCACCGATTGGCTTGGGCAGCCAGCCAATGGCAGTGAGCCTGGGCCTGGAGGCGGTTCCTTCCCATGTAGCTACGGCACAGATGGGCAGTCCACATCCAGTGGCTATGTCACTCCCGATgtgcctgtagggggcacctTCCCTAGTCTGCCCCCATACATGGTGCCCTTGGGTAGCTTGGACATGCAGCCGCAACTCCCGCGCAAGCGAAGCATGTCCAGCGGGGCCGAGAGACCCTCGACTATGCCCTCCTACAATGGCAAAGCGACGGCCCCCTCACCCCCATCCAGCGGTTACAGCACACCCAGCACCAGGCTCGTCCACACCTTATCTGACTTCTCCAGGCTTTCCACGTGCG AAGGAGGTCCAGAGAACCGTCTCAGTGTGAAGTTTGTGCAGGGCACCTCCCGGTTCTGGTACAAGCCTGACATCTCCCGAGAGCAAG CCATCGACATGCTAAAAGACCGCGAACCCGGCACCTTCGTCATCCGCGATAGCCACTCCTTCCGGGGCGCTTATGGCTTGGCAATGAAGGTGGTCTCGCCCCCACCAACTGTGCAACAGAGTAACAAAG GTAGTGACACAGCCAACGAGCTGGTGCGGCACTTCCTAATCGAGACAAGCCCCAGGGGAGTGAAGCTGAAGGGCTGCCCCAACGAGCCCTACTTTG GGTCTCTGTCCGCCTTGGTGTACCAGCACTCCATCACCCCACTGGCCCTACCCTGCACCCTGCTCATCCCAACTCGAGGTCAGGATACCAGTCTGCATTCTAACCCACCATCCAGCA ATTTTTCTGTGGAGCGGTTGAACATGGCCTCTATTAGTGACAACACTTCAAATCTACTGAGGCAGGGTGCAG CATGTAACGTTCTGTACATAAACTCCGTGGACATGGAGTCTTTGACGGGCCCCCAGGCCGTGGCCAAGGCCGTGTCCATGACCCTGGAGGCCAGCACGCTGTCCACCCCCACCATCGTCCACTTCAAGGTGTCCGCACAAGGTATCACCCTCACTGACAACCAGAGGAG AATATTCTTCCGACGGCACTATCCCATCAACACCATCACCTTCTGCGACGTCGACCCCCAggacaggaa GTGGAAGAAGGCAGAGGGTGGCTCTGCAAA ATTCTTCGGGTTCATAGCCCGGAAGCAGGGCAGCATGACAGACAATGTGAGTCACCTGTTTGCGGAAATGGACTCTGAACAGCCAGCCTCGGCCATCGTCAGCTTCGTCTCCAAGGTCCTGACCGGTTCGCAGAAGCGCTAA